One Pseudomonas sp. FP1742 genomic window carries:
- a CDS encoding aspartyl/asparaginyl beta-hydroxylase domain-containing protein: MSFSFVAKASVLLLFLGSTLYVHLRGKARLPVLRQFVNHSALFAPYNALMYLFSGVPSKPYLDRSKFPELDVLRDNWEVIRDEAMHLFDEGYIRAAEKNNDAGFGSFFKKGWKRFYLKWYDKPLPSAETLCPKTVALVSGIPNVKGAMFALLPGGSHLNPHRDPFAGSLRYHLGLSTPNSDDCRIFVDGQVYAWRDGEDVMFDETYVHWVKNETEQTRVILFCDIERPLSNRLMTRINRWISGWLGRATAPQNLDDERVGGINQAYAWSKSFSDKFSGAVKQWKRRNPKAYRVLRPVLAVVVLTLLGYWLFG, translated from the coding sequence ATGAGCTTTTCCTTTGTCGCGAAGGCGTCGGTGTTGCTGCTGTTCCTCGGCAGCACGCTCTATGTGCATTTGCGTGGCAAGGCGCGTTTGCCGGTCCTGCGTCAGTTCGTCAATCACTCGGCCCTGTTCGCGCCCTATAACGCCTTGATGTACCTGTTCTCCGGTGTGCCATCCAAGCCCTATCTGGACCGCAGCAAGTTCCCGGAACTCGACGTGCTCAGGGACAACTGGGAAGTTATCCGCGACGAAGCCATGCACCTGTTCGACGAGGGCTACATTCGCGCCGCCGAAAAGAACAACGACGCCGGTTTCGGTTCGTTTTTCAAGAAGGGCTGGAAGCGTTTTTACCTCAAGTGGTACGACAAACCGCTGCCGTCGGCCGAAACCTTGTGCCCGAAAACCGTGGCCTTGGTCAGCGGCATCCCGAATGTCAAAGGCGCCATGTTTGCGCTATTGCCCGGTGGCAGTCACCTCAACCCGCACCGCGACCCGTTCGCCGGCTCCCTGCGTTATCACCTGGGGCTATCGACGCCGAACTCCGATGATTGCCGCATCTTCGTCGACGGTCAGGTCTACGCCTGGCGTGATGGCGAAGACGTGATGTTCGATGAAACCTACGTGCACTGGGTCAAGAACGAAACCGAGCAAACCCGCGTCATCCTGTTCTGCGACATCGAACGCCCCTTGAGCAACCGCCTGATGACCCGCATCAACCGCTGGATCAGCGGCTGGCTGGGGCGTGCTACTGCGCCGCAGAACCTTGACGATGAACGCGTTGGCGGGATCAACCAGGCCTATGCCTGGAGCAAGAGCTTCAGCGACAAATTCAGCGGCGCGGTCAAGCAGTGGAAGCGCCGCAACCCTAAAGCCTATCGCGTGCTGCGACCG